The following are from one region of the Silene latifolia isolate original U9 population chromosome 9, ASM4854445v1, whole genome shotgun sequence genome:
- the LOC141601449 gene encoding uncharacterized protein LOC141601449, which translates to MRAAQDRQKSYADLKRSEIEFVVEDKALLKVSPMKGVMRFGKRGNLSQKKYVSDPTHVLEVETVELDENLSYEEVAKEILDGKVWKTRNSEVVLVKVLCSNHNVEEATWEVEDEMKQKYPLLFV; encoded by the exons ATGAGAGCTGcacaagatcgacaaaagagttatgcagacttgAAGAGGAGTGAGATTGAGTTTGTTGTAGAAGACAAGGCGTTGTTAAAAGTATCACCAATGAAGGGGgtgatgaggtttggtaagagagGAAATTTGAGTcagaa gaagtatgtgagtgaccctacTCATGTGTTAGAAGTTGAGACAGTCGAATTGGATGAGAATTTGTCTTATGAGGAGGTGGCTAAGGAGATTTTAGACGGAAAGGTGTGGAAAACTAGGAATAGTGAGGTCGTTTTGGTGAAAGTTTTATGTTCTAATCATaatgttgaggaagctacatgggaggttGAAGATGAGATGAAACAGAAGTATCCTCTTTTGTTTGTATAA